A genomic window from Phoenix dactylifera cultivar Barhee BC4 unplaced genomic scaffold, palm_55x_up_171113_PBpolish2nd_filt_p 000007F, whole genome shotgun sequence includes:
- the LOC103709206 gene encoding probable protein phosphatase 2C 78: MLRSCFRPLERCFGRLGGGDELLWHLDLKPHAAGDFSIAVVQANDSLEDQGQVFTSPSATYVGVYDGHGGPEASRFVNSRLFPYLHKFVTEQGGLSVDVIKKAFDATEEEFLHLVKRSWLSRPQIASVGSCCLLGAITDDTLYVANLGDSRAVLGCRSTDGRAVMAERLSTDHNVAVEEVRKEVAALHPDDSHIVVHNRGVWRIKGIIQVSRSIGDVYLKKPAFACDPVFQQSVFPVPLKRPVITAEPSIQTHKLKPNDLFLIFASDGLWEQLSDEAAVEIVFKSPRAGIAKRLVRAALNEAARKREMSYEDIKRIEKGVRRHFHDDITVIVIYLDQHRQGGQYRFNRSTYNCTSAPIDVYSLNSDESEDPLRPVRSEFDVHDSYIHRYMK, translated from the exons ATGCTGCGTTCGTGCTTCCGGCCACTGGAACGGTGCTTTGGGAGGCTAGGTGGTGGAGACGAGCTCTTGTGGCACCTGGATCTCAAGCCCCACGCCGCTGGCGACTTCTCCATCGCCGTCGTCCAGGCGAACGACTCCCTCGAGGACCAGGGCCAGGTGTTCACCTCCCCATCGGCCACCTATGTCGGCGTCTACGACGGCCACGGCGGCCCCGAGGCCTCCCGTTTCGTCAACAGCCGCCTCTTCCCTTACCTCCACA AGTTCGTGACCGAGCAAGGGGGGTTGTCGGTGGACGTGATAAAGAAGGCGTTCGACGCGACGGAGGAGGAGTTCTTGCATCTGGTGAAGCGGTCGTGGCTTTCGCGGCCCCAGATCGCGTCGGTGGGGTCGTGCTGCCTCCTGGGGGCGATCACGGACGACACGCTCTACGTGGCCAACCTGGGGGACTCCCGCGCGGTGCTCGGCTGCCGAAGCACCGACGGGAGGGCCGTGATGGCCGAGCGGCTGTCCACCGATCACAACGTCGCCGTGGAGGAGGTCCGGAAGGAGGTCGCCGCGCTCCACCCGGACGACTCCCACATCGTGGTACATAACCGAGGCGTCTGGCGGATTAAGGGGATCATTCAG GTATCAAGGTCTATTGGAGACGTCTACCTGAAGAAGCCTGCGTTCGCTTGCGACCCAGTGTTTCAGCAGTCTGTTTTTCCTGTTCCATTGAAGCGACCGGTTATCACCGCAGAGCCGTCGATCCAGACTCATAAGCTTAAACCAAATGACTTGTTTTTGATATTTGCATCGGACGGGCTCTGGGAGCAATTAAGCGATGAAGCTGCAGTTGAGATAGTCTTCAAGAGCCCAAGAGCA GGAATAGCAAAGAGGTTAGTGAGAGCTGCCCTCAATGAGGCTGCGAGAAAAAGGGAAATGAGTTATGAGGATATAAAACGGATAGAGAAGGGAGTAAGGCGCCATTTTCATGATGACATCACTGTTATAGTGATCTATCTTGATCAGCATCGGCAAGGAGGTCAATATAGGTTTAATAGGAGCACTTACAACTGCACTAGTGCACCTATTGATGTATACTCTCTAAACTCGGATGAATCAGAAGACCCTCTTCGGCCTGTTCGTTCGGAGTTTGATGTACATGATTCATACATACATAGGTACATGAAATGA